The region CGGTTGCGGTGACTGTAATGTTGCCACCAGGCTGAGCACCAAGATTAAAGGAAGCAATGCGGAAATTGTCTGTAAAGCGAAGCGATCGCCCGTGGATCTGAATCGTGCCGCCAGGATTACCACTCGCCTCTACCTCTGCCCCAATCAAACGAATCGTACCAAAGGATTGCGCCCCGTAAGCCAGAGCAAATCCTTGGGGAATCGCAGTCAGGCGAACATTCCCCTGACCCTGTACACTTCCCAGTTCAACTCGCCCTGCAAACGCAGTCACGTTGCCATTTTCCAGGGTCAGATCACCACCTACCAATGCTAAGGTTCGTCCTGGTTGCACAGCTAAGCCTACGGGTTGAGCAACGCCTGGAATAGAAGCCCGCGATCGATTCACAATCGCACCTGGCACCTGCCCAAATTGCAGCCCAATTGGAACATTAATAGATAGCAGTGAGGAAGCAGATAAATTTGTGGCACCGAACTCACTGTCATCAGGAAATTGGAAAGTGTTGGCAGTCGTTGCCAGAAACGAGCCGCCCATGCTGAGTTGGGCGTTTGCCCCAAAAACAATGCCATTCGGGTTAAGGAAAAACAGGTTCGCTGTGCCATTTGCCCGAATTAACCCATCAATGTTGGAAACCGAGTTTCCGGTAACACGAGTCAAAATAATTTGAATTTGCGGCGCGTTATTGAACCAGGCAACCCCACCTGTAGGCACGGAAAAGTCACGAAAGCTATGAAATAAGTTGTTGCCCCGTATGGTGCCGCCGTCAATTACACAAACGGTACAGCCTGGAGTAACGCTGGAATTCACTGGGAGCGTGGTATCCGGAGTGATTTGCGCGATCGCAAAAGTCGGGTGGACTACAAAGCTAGCAACGCCACTGATCGCCCATATCCAGGAAGCCAAACATCTCATGACTCGGTCATTCTAAAAGCCAGACTGCTATTACTCTATGCACTAGTCAACGGAAAAATCAGAGCAAAAAAGGATGGCTTCGATAAAATTTTAAGCCGACGTAAAGAATCCGTAGGTAATGTTCTAGACATGGGGCTAAGGATCAGGGTAAATAGAATTACCAAATCAGTTAGGGTAGTTCAAAACGACTACGATGGTACTCGAACCTGTACACTGTCCCACTTGCAACAGCACTAACATCGTCAAACATGGCAAGACGGCTGAAGGCAAACAACGATATAAATGTCGGAATTCCGAATGCACTCGCCATAGCTTTGTTCTGGAGTATTCCTACCGAGGTTACTTACCTGATGTGAAACAACAGATTTGTGAGATGGCACTCAATGGCAGCGGAATTCGCGATACTGCACGAGTACTCAGAATTAGTCCGACTACTGTCATTGAAGAATTAAAAAAAGATCGTCATCTTGAACAGATCAATCGATCATTGTTGGAACAACTGGAGCCAACAGCTGTGACCATTGCCAAACACATCGAAGAAGCCGAAGCAGACGAGATGTGGAGCTTTGTCCGGTGTAAAAAACAGGAACGTTGGCTGTGGCATGCCATTGACCATCAGACGGGGCAGGTATTGGCGTATGTGCTGGCAGACCATCAAGACCAAGCGTTGGTCGAGTTAAAAGCATTGTTAGCACCGTTTGGGGTTCAAACCTTTTATACCGATGGATGGGGAGCCTATGCTCGCTTGTTCGATGAAGACCAGCATGTGGTTGGTAAACAGAATACACAGAAAATTGAGCGCAAGCATTTGACGTTACGAACCCGAATTAAGCGATTAGCTCGCAAGACGATCTGCTTCTCCAAGTCCGAACGGCTACATGACATTGTGATTGGGTTGTTCATCAATCGCTATGAATTTGGACGGGTAGTTTGACCTTATCGATCCCCATGTCTAGCACACTACCGAATCCGTACCGGGGCGATCGCACCTCATACACCCAAATATCGTCGTAGAAAGTTCTCCAGTGTTTCTAGTTTAAGATTGAAGGTCGATTCGAGGGTAGCCACTTCTTCAGGGGTACAGAAAAACTCGTTTGCTAGCAGTGCCCGCAAGGTTCCCAGGGATGAACTGAGGTCACGGTTTACCCAATTAAGCACCCCCCGCAACCCATCAAACACCAGCAAGGGTGGATTCAGAATCCAGGGTTCACGATTAAACACCCGTGCAAAAATGTGGGGAATATCTTCTCGTTTAAGAATTTCTGGACCACCCACGGGGAAGATTTTGTTACGTGCCGCCTGCACCTGCACTGAATCCACTGCAATTTGAGCTAAGTCATCTGTGCTGATAACGGAGGAGCGGTTTTGGGGATCGCCAATCAAGAGATAAATGCCTGTTTGCCGGAACCGCTCTGCTAATGGCAACAGGTTGGAAGCAAATCCAGACGGGCGCAAAATTGTATAGGGTAAACCGCTTGTTTGGAGATATTTTTCAACCGCGAATTTGGCTTTGAATACGGGTGCATCTTCGTAACCGCGATCGCTGCCCAACACCGAAATAAACACGAAATGCTCAATATTTACCCCTTTTGCTGCATCAATCAGATCAATATTGGCGCGATAATCCAGGGTTGCAGCCCCTCCTGAAGCCTCATTGGAGCCATGAGCACTAATGATGTATCGTGCACCCTGACAGGCTTTTTGAATATCCCGTTCCTGTTTCAAATCGCCAATAAACACTTCAGCTCCGCGATTTTCTAATTCAGCGAACTGAGATGTTAAACGCACAAAGGCTCGGACGGGTAAGTCACGCGATCGCAACAGCCTGACGATGCGCTTTCCCAATCCTCCAGTAGCTCCGGTGACTAAATACATGGCAGTATGGGCAAATCATGAGTAAGCAGACTATTTCCTTCTACTATGTCTGATTCTCCCCAGATAATCCACCCATCCACAGAGATAGCAATCCCATCCTTGTGGATCCCCCTCTTATTGACGATATCGATGTAGAGAGACTTAATGAAAAACGTATTCACACTGCAATGGATGCAAATGATGGTATCAGAATGAAAATTGGAGGGTTTGGTAATTGCTGCTTGAGTTGACTAATTAATTCTGGTCCATCTATTAGTATCTGATAACGGCGAGAGGGGATAGAAAAATCAATGATAGCAAGGTCAAAATCGCTGGCTTCTCGCATGAATGAATGGGCATCAGCAAATGTAAAAACTTTATAGTGATGTTGCCGCAGCAGATGCGCTATCACAAAACACTAGGTGTCGTTATCGTCTACGATCGCAATTTGATGCATAACGAGAGCTATTAATCCTTACTAGGAATCGCTTGCCGCATACAAGGGGGTTAGCTTATCCACCACATGGCAGATGCTGTCAAGTTTTGCGATCACCCCCCTCTGACTAGATTCCTTATCAGCTTTGAACAGGCGGCAATACCACTTTCCGAGCCAACCCCAACCGTTTCAAGGCTGCAATCACCCACCAAGTCATATCAATTTCCCACCATTTCCAACCAGCCTTAGCCACATTGGGATAGGCATGATGATTATTATGCCAGCCTTCACCATAGGTCAGTAACGCCGCCCACCAGAGATTGCGAGAATTATCGGCTGGCTCATAGGTGCGATAACCAGTCATGTGAGTAGCGGAGTTAATCAACCAGGTACTATGCCACAGCAATACTGACCGGACAAACACTCCGTACAGGACAAATGACCAACCACCCAGTAAATACAACACAACTCCCAAGGGAATTTGCAATAGCAAGAAGTAGCGATCTAACCAGCGGTAGAAGACATCTCGGTCCAGGTCTGGAGCGTACTGACGATAAGCATTATGATCAAAAACATCCGCACGTTTGTAAAACAGCCACAGCATATGGCTCCACCAAAATCCTCGACGGGCGGAATACGGATCTTTATCAATATCTTCAGTGTAGAGGTGATGTTTACGATGCCCAGCTACCCAGAAGATTGGACCTCCCTGTAATGCCAACGAGCCAATGACTGCGATCGCATATTCAAGTGGTTTGGGCACCTGGAAACTGCGATGCGTTAACAAGCGGTGATAGCCAAGGCAGATCCCGACACTACCAAACAACCAATGAAGGCACAAAGCAACTCCCAGCGCAGACCAGGAAAAAAACCACGGTGCCGATAGTGCAATCAGATGAAATGTGGCAAAAAACAAGATGTTTGTCCAGTTTAAGGCGAAGGACTGGGACTGACCAGCTTGCAGGTCAGTATCAAACCTATTAGAAGTCATGAAAATCCTTTTGAGTCTTCAGTGTGGAACCAGTACCGAATTATGCAGCACTGGCAGGCTCTCCCGTTGTAAGTTGGCAGGTCAAGAGAATAGCTCGTCGTTTGTAAAAGAACCAACTACAGTAGAAGAGATGCAAGTAACGCTTGCATTCTTACTGTACCAACTTCTGCCTATTTCTGCAAGTAGTACTTACATTTACTCATGCCTCCACAAAATCCTACGCGACAAAAGCTCATCCACACAGCGCTTGAGCTGTTTACGTCTCACGGTGTTACAGCAACAACCACTCGGCAAATTGCCGATTCTGCAGGCGTGAATGAAGTTACCTTATTCCGCCATTTTGGTAGCAAGCATGGCTTGCTTTTAGCTGTGATTGAGGAAGCTGCTGTCTTTACTCAATTAGGGCAAACCCTAGTTCAACAGGCAAATCAAACTGGAAATATATACCAAGCACTGAAGGATTATGCTACAGCCTGTTTGCAGGCTCTTGATCGAGTCCCTGAAGTGGTGCGATCAGTGGTGGGAGAGGCGGGCAGTTTTCCATCTGAAAATCGGGCGGCGTTGGGACGGGGTTTTAGTCAAGCAAATCACTATGTAGCTGAGTACTTTCAAACGGTGATTGAGCGGGGACAGTTGCATACCCATCTCCCGGCTGAAAAACTTGCCAGCTTGTTGAATGGGATGTTGCTGGGCTACGCCGTGATTGAGTTTACAAGTGAATTTCACAATCTCTGGCAAGACCGCAATGATTTTCTGGAAAATTTAGTGACGTTATTCCTGTTTGGGGCTGTCACACCTTCATCAGAGTTTGTGCTTGCGGCTTCCCCCCCCTCTGCGCCTCATATCCTATCTGCTGAGGTTGAAACGGCGAACCTGGCTGATTTACCTGCTGACATAGTTCATTTAATTTTGCAGAAAGCTAAAAAAACTGGAGTTCAGGAGTATGCCTTAGCCTATGTGTTGTTTGGGGCTGGGCTAAGTTCTGTTGCAATTGTTCAGCTTATGCGATCGCAGTATGTTTGTGATCCGCATCAACAATTTTTGCGACTTGCCGATCCGCAGCAACGTCAGGTTCCTATCAACCAATGGATTATGGGTAAACGCTATGGCTCCTATACTCGTAATCCCCTCACTCAGTGGTTGAAAAGCCGCAAAGACAACCACCCTCACTTATTCTTGAACAAAGCAGGCGAACCGCTGTCTGAGGCAGAGCTTCAGCAATATTGGCAAGGCTGGACTGAAGGATTAACCACAATTGAGGGCAATCCTCTCGTGCTTGAACAGGCTCAGCAAACCTGGTGTATCGAAATGCTAATGAAGGGGATCAGTCTGGAGAGTTTATCTATCCTGACTGGTTGGGAACAAGCCAAGCTGCAACCCTATGCAGACCGGGCAAGGAAGAAGATTGCCCTGGAAGAAGCCATGCGTTTAGATCAAAAAGTTTAGGATTGCGACTTTAATACATGTCACGGACACGGCATACCCACTCCAAAATTTCTGGATCATCATCAAAGCTCAGCAGTTTGAGATGTTCAGGTTGCTCAAGCAACTGGCGGGCAAGCAGATAACCAGCGATCGTCCAGGTCTGAAACTTGCGGCAGGCTTTACCAACTAATCTGCCATTTCTGCCATCGTAGTATTCTGCCCACTCGTCTTCGCCTAAACGTCGTTCCGCCAGTTCAATCGCTCTCCACGCCAGATCGATCCGTCCAGTTTTTTGGGCGGCTGCCGCAAATGCCCAGAGCAGAACGGGCCAATTCCCCCCATTGTGATACGACCAGGGCACATTTTTAGGATCACATCCGGTAAGAATTTTCCATTCCAAATCTTCAACGGCTGGGAAACAAATTTTCATTGGCATGTAACCAACCAAATCCTGCCAGCGTTGCTCAATTAAATGCATAATTGATTGCGCTTCGCGATCGCTTGCTAAAGACGAAAACACTGCTACCAAATTACCCAATGCAAAAAAACGAAAATCCATTTGTGCTGGTCCCAGATTGCCCGCCAGATAGCCACCTGTTTCAGGAATCCACTCAGTCAACCAATCGGGAATTGAGTCAGGATAAATGTTGAACTTATTAATCGCTGCTTCGCCAAACTCTTCCCCGCGATAGCGATAGATATTGTTCAACCGCTTCAGGTCAATCCAGTAATACTCTCGAATATGAAAACTCAAGACACTCAGTCGCTGATTCACAACCTGGCGAAAAACTTCCCCCCGACGATTGGGTGCCAACAACTCTCGTGCTGACCGCAGTGCCGCATAAAACAATGCCTGAATTTCTAGCGGATGCCCATACACCCCCATCCGACGATCGATCATAAATGCTCCATCCGGCACCAGCATTGTGGGATACATATCAAACCGATCCGCCAAACACAGTTTCAAAATCTGGACGATCCCATGTTGAAACTCATAGCGATGAGCCAGGTCAAAATCTCCCGTTGCCTGCACATAAGCTCTCAGGAGAATCAGCCACCAGAGGCAAGAATCAACCGGAGTCACTCGTCCAATCGCGTGCTCCCCAAAATCTGCAACCAGATATTGATCAAACGTATCGCGCGTCTCCACCTTAA is a window of Leptolyngbyaceae cyanobacterium JSC-12 DNA encoding:
- a CDS encoding transposase, IS1 family (IMG reference gene:2510094769~PFAM: IS1 transposase; Insertion element protein) is translated as MVLEPVHCPTCNSTNIVKHGKTAEGKQRYKCRNSECTRHSFVLEYSYRGYLPDVKQQICEMALNGSGIRDTARVLRISPTTVIEELKKDRHLEQINRSLLEQLEPTAVTIAKHIEEAEADEMWSFVRCKKQERWLWHAIDHQTGQVLAYVLADHQDQALVELKALLAPFGVQTFYTDGWGAYARLFDEDQHVVGKQNTQKIERKHLTLRTRIKRLARKTICFSKSERLHDIVIGLFINRYEFGRVV
- a CDS encoding putative nucleoside-diphosphate sugar epimerase (IMG reference gene:2510094770~PFAM: NmrA-like family) — encoded protein: MYLVTGATGGLGKRIVRLLRSRDLPVRAFVRLTSQFAELENRGAEVFIGDLKQERDIQKACQGARYIISAHGSNEASGGAATLDYRANIDLIDAAKGVNIEHFVFISVLGSDRGYEDAPVFKAKFAVEKYLQTSGLPYTILRPSGFASNLLPLAERFRQTGIYLLIGDPQNRSSVISTDDLAQIAVDSVQVQAARNKIFPVGGPEILKREDIPHIFARVFNREPWILNPPLLVFDGLRGVLNWVNRDLSSSLGTLRALLANEFFCTPEEVATLESTFNLKLETLENFLRRYLGV
- a CDS encoding hypothetical protein (IMG reference gene:2510094771), which produces MREASDFDLAIIDFSIPSRRYQILIDGPELISQLKQQLPNPPIFILIPSFASIAV
- a CDS encoding fatty-acid desaturase (IMG reference gene:2510094772~PFAM: Fatty acid desaturase), with the translated sequence MTSNRFDTDLQAGQSQSFALNWTNILFFATFHLIALSAPWFFSWSALGVALCLHWLFGSVGICLGYHRLLTHRSFQVPKPLEYAIAVIGSLALQGGPIFWVAGHRKHHLYTEDIDKDPYSARRGFWWSHMLWLFYKRADVFDHNAYRQYAPDLDRDVFYRWLDRYFLLLQIPLGVVLYLLGGWSFVLYGVFVRSVLLWHSTWLINSATHMTGYRTYEPADNSRNLWWAALLTYGEGWHNNHHAYPNVAKAGWKWWEIDMTWWVIAALKRLGLARKVVLPPVQS
- a CDS encoding transcriptional regulator (IMG reference gene:2510094773~PFAM: Bacterial regulatory proteins, tetR family; Phage integrase family); translation: MPPQNPTRQKLIHTALELFTSHGVTATTTRQIADSAGVNEVTLFRHFGSKHGLLLAVIEEAAVFTQLGQTLVQQANQTGNIYQALKDYATACLQALDRVPEVVRSVVGEAGSFPSENRAALGRGFSQANHYVAEYFQTVIERGQLHTHLPAEKLASLLNGMLLGYAVIEFTSEFHNLWQDRNDFLENLVTLFLFGAVTPSSEFVLAASPPSAPHILSAEVETANLADLPADIVHLILQKAKKTGVQEYALAYVLFGAGLSSVAIVQLMRSQYVCDPHQQFLRLADPQQRQVPINQWIMGKRYGSYTRNPLTQWLKSRKDNHPHLFLNKAGEPLSEAELQQYWQGWTEGLTTIEGNPLVLEQAQQTWCIEMLMKGISLESLSILTGWEQAKLQPYADRARKKIALEEAMRLDQKV
- a CDS encoding glycogen debranching enzyme (IMG reference gene:2510094774~PFAM: Plant neutral invertase): MNIHATNPLVKEAWELLEKSIVYFQGRPVGTVAARDPYVEALNYDQCFVRDFVPCALLFLMNGQYDIVRNFLIETLALQSSDKQMDCFNAGQGLMPASFKVETRDTFDQYLVADFGEHAIGRVTPVDSCLWWLILLRAYVQATGDFDLAHRYEFQHGIVQILKLCLADRFDMYPTMLVPDGAFMIDRRMGVYGHPLEIQALFYAALRSARELLAPNRRGEVFRQVVNQRLSVLSFHIREYYWIDLKRLNNIYRYRGEEFGEAAINKFNIYPDSIPDWLTEWIPETGGYLAGNLGPAQMDFRFFALGNLVAVFSSLASDREAQSIMHLIEQRWQDLVGYMPMKICFPAVEDLEWKILTGCDPKNVPWSYHNGGNWPVLLWAFAAAAQKTGRIDLAWRAIELAERRLGEDEWAEYYDGRNGRLVGKACRKFQTWTIAGYLLARQLLEQPEHLKLLSFDDDPEILEWVCRVRDMY